In Anaerolineales bacterium, one DNA window encodes the following:
- a CDS encoding PrsW family glutamic-type intramembrane protease: protein MQANKTHWASVLTLIVFGISAVAFLLISSGLGISSLVRLLTNRGNPAAEMISAFAFGFELFVLIVCSWFVLQKARGYEQANLPFEFPFAGWQVFAIIGVVSFSVIIGGMVSFTGIAWLGWMTLPVLTVLVIAPPIWLLFGIGANGLEIGPRWRVFAVLGLSMTLAPLIMLTIEIAALLGIGIGGSVLVAIFNPSLFEEILSLVRILELETNETVILNLLSPFITNPVAIATGIGYIAVLVPLVEELFKPLAVWLFARQIESPAQGFVMGLISGAAFALFESLNASADGSVSWAVIVSIRAGTSLLHMATSGLVGWGIVSAVKEKHIKLLVGAYLAATLVHGIWNACAAGMGLSVLGESVGRPEWLFNFLPALLCGLFVLGIGMFAVLLASNRKLRNTPAP from the coding sequence ATGCAGGCAAACAAAACCCATTGGGCATCCGTTCTGACACTGATCGTTTTTGGAATCAGTGCGGTGGCATTCCTTTTAATTTCATCCGGGCTGGGTATTTCCTCGCTGGTCAGGCTGCTTACAAACAGAGGCAACCCGGCGGCCGAAATGATCAGTGCCTTTGCCTTTGGGTTTGAACTGTTTGTTTTAATCGTGTGCTCATGGTTTGTCCTGCAAAAAGCAAGGGGATATGAACAAGCCAATCTGCCGTTCGAATTTCCCTTTGCAGGCTGGCAGGTTTTCGCAATCATTGGGGTTGTGTCTTTCTCCGTGATCATCGGCGGAATGGTTTCCTTCACAGGGATCGCGTGGCTGGGCTGGATGACCCTGCCTGTCTTGACCGTGCTCGTGATCGCCCCGCCCATCTGGCTGTTGTTCGGCATTGGGGCAAACGGACTGGAGATCGGTCCGCGCTGGCGCGTTTTTGCCGTACTCGGCCTGAGCATGACCCTTGCTCCTTTGATCATGCTCACGATTGAAATCGCTGCGCTTTTGGGAATCGGCATAGGCGGCTCTGTGCTGGTCGCCATATTCAACCCGTCGCTCTTTGAGGAGATATTGAGTCTCGTTCGCATCCTTGAACTTGAAACAAACGAGACCGTAATCCTGAATTTACTTTCACCGTTCATCACAAACCCCGTCGCCATTGCAACAGGCATCGGGTACATTGCAGTGCTTGTCCCGCTGGTGGAGGAATTGTTCAAACCGCTGGCAGTCTGGCTTTTTGCAAGACAGATCGAGTCGCCCGCTCAGGGTTTTGTGATGGGCTTGATCAGCGGTGCGGCATTCGCATTATTCGAAAGCCTGAACGCAAGCGCGGACGGCTCGGTCAGCTGGGCGGTCATCGTCAGCATACGTGCAGGCACCAGCCTCCTGCACATGGCAACATCGGGCCTGGTCGGCTGGGGGATCGTTTCAGCGGTTAAGGAGAAGCATATCAAACTGTTGGTCGGCGCATACCTTGCCGCCACCTTGGTCCACGGCATTTGGAATGCATGCGCCGCAGGGATGGGTCTCTCCGTCCTCGGCGAATCGGTTGGCAGGCCGGAATGGCTGTTCAATTTTCTCCCGGCCCTGCTATGCGGACTGTTTGTGCTTGGAATTGGAATGTTCGCCGTTCTACTTGCATCCAACCGCAAACTCAGAAATACGCCCGCCCCATAG
- a CDS encoding tRNA (adenine-N1)-methyltransferase, translating to MNYSSTAREGDLAQLVGLTHKHFIFILKTGGDFQSHRGVLKHDDLIGKPWGSQVFSHTGAPFFLLQPSMADLINELPRTTQILYPKDIGYILIQMGIAPGQTVMEAGTGSGGMTVALATAVGAEGKVISYEQKTDVQNLARKNLERVGLASRVTFKLRDIQEGFDETDADAFFLDVQNPYDYMPQVRNALKPGGFFSTLIPTFNQVEKTLNALRKQKFAFVEVCELLLRYYKPNPTRLRPADRMVAHTGFLIFARKIEPSLDPRAVELANEAGLDAD from the coding sequence ATGAACTATTCATCCACAGCGCGGGAAGGCGACCTCGCCCAACTGGTCGGGCTTACGCACAAACATTTTATCTTTATCCTCAAGACAGGCGGCGATTTTCAAAGTCATCGCGGCGTGCTCAAGCATGACGACCTGATCGGCAAGCCCTGGGGATCGCAGGTCTTCAGCCACACGGGAGCGCCCTTCTTTTTATTGCAGCCTTCCATGGCGGACCTGATCAACGAACTGCCGCGCACCACGCAAATCCTGTACCCGAAAGATATAGGCTACATCCTGATCCAGATGGGTATCGCGCCCGGCCAAACCGTGATGGAGGCCGGCACAGGTTCCGGCGGAATGACCGTGGCGCTCGCAACCGCTGTCGGCGCGGAGGGAAAGGTTATCTCGTACGAACAAAAGACGGATGTGCAGAATCTGGCCCGCAAGAATCTCGAACGCGTGGGGCTCGCTTCGCGTGTGACCTTCAAATTGCGCGACATCCAGGAGGGATTCGACGAAACCGACGCAGATGCCTTCTTCCTCGATGTACAGAATCCGTACGACTACATGCCACAGGTGCGCAATGCGCTTAAGCCCGGCGGATTTTTCTCAACCCTGATCCCCACCTTCAACCAGGTGGAAAAGACCCTCAACGCCCTGCGCAAGCAAAAATTTGCGTTTGTCGAGGTCTGCGAACTGCTGCTCCGATATTACAAACCCAACCCCACCCGCCTGCGCCCAGCGGACCGCATGGTGGCCCATACCGGCTTCCTGATATTTGCCAGAAAGATAGAGCCCAGTCTTGACCCGCGGGCTGTGGAACTGGCGAACGAAGCCGGCCTGGATGCGGACTAA
- a CDS encoding NAD(P)-dependent oxidoreductase produces MMQAVPSEFLAIDRKERANRPFFDLDLRPPEVRTCDFDDVVIEFDPERAMLEAARCIHCPDPAPCMVACPTANDIPSAMWLIEQGRFVEAAGIYHKTSTLPEVCGRVCPHEALCQGSCVLNKHHQPVLCGELEAFTVDYERRTQGYAIPVGSPNGMKVAIIGAGPAGLGCADILVQKGYGVTIFESKPAPGGLLVYGIPNFKLPKDVWQEKWEEFERAGVKFVPNTYIGKDKTIDGLFKEGFEAVFIGVGSEIDAKMEDTPGTDLPGVYEATDFLIRGNVEPELLPEDMRRPLEIGRRVVVIGGGDTASDCLRTALRLGAEDVTCLYRRTEKEMPGGKKDRQMAREEGAKYRFLTQPVKFIAGADGKLAAVECIEMKLGEPDAKGRRKPVPVEGSNFSVAADTAILALGYWPDPIIGKTTPDLETHSWGLISVKNKASGETTREGVFSAGDCVTGPDLVVTAMVGGRRAALAIDDYLKNKK; encoded by the coding sequence ATGATGCAGGCTGTCCCCAGTGAATTTTTGGCAATTGACCGCAAGGAACGCGCAAACCGTCCATTTTTCGACCTCGACCTGCGCCCGCCCGAAGTCCGTACCTGCGACTTCGACGATGTGGTCATCGAATTTGACCCTGAACGCGCCATGCTGGAAGCGGCGCGTTGTATTCATTGTCCCGACCCCGCCCCCTGCATGGTTGCCTGCCCAACCGCCAATGACATCCCCTCCGCCATGTGGCTGATCGAGCAGGGTCGTTTTGTGGAAGCGGCTGGTATCTATCACAAAACCAGCACGCTCCCCGAAGTGTGCGGACGGGTCTGTCCACATGAAGCGCTATGCCAGGGTTCATGTGTTTTGAACAAACATCACCAGCCCGTGCTTTGCGGCGAATTGGAAGCCTTCACAGTGGATTATGAACGCCGTACGCAGGGATATGCGATCCCCGTCGGCTCACCGAATGGAATGAAAGTTGCCATCATCGGCGCAGGTCCCGCCGGGCTGGGCTGCGCGGACATCCTTGTACAAAAAGGGTATGGCGTAACCATATTCGAATCCAAACCTGCGCCCGGCGGACTGCTTGTGTACGGCATTCCAAATTTCAAACTGCCCAAGGATGTCTGGCAGGAAAAATGGGAGGAGTTTGAACGTGCCGGTGTGAAATTTGTGCCAAACACCTACATTGGAAAAGACAAAACCATCGATGGCCTGTTTAAAGAAGGCTTTGAAGCTGTATTCATCGGCGTTGGTTCCGAGATCGATGCAAAAATGGAGGATACGCCCGGCACAGATTTGCCGGGCGTGTATGAAGCCACAGACTTCCTCATCCGTGGGAATGTGGAACCTGAACTGCTCCCCGAAGACATGCGCCGGCCGCTTGAAATCGGCAGGCGCGTCGTGGTCATCGGCGGCGGCGACACAGCCTCCGATTGTCTGCGAACCGCACTCCGCCTCGGCGCGGAGGATGTCACCTGCCTGTACCGCCGCACGGAAAAGGAAATGCCCGGCGGAAAGAAAGACCGGCAAATGGCGCGGGAGGAGGGTGCTAAATACCGCTTCCTCACCCAGCCCGTTAAATTCATCGCCGGTGCGGATGGAAAACTCGCGGCTGTTGAGTGTATTGAAATGAAACTGGGCGAACCGGACGCAAAGGGACGCCGCAAGCCCGTTCCGGTGGAAGGCTCGAATTTCAGCGTCGCTGCGGATACAGCCATCCTGGCGCTCGGTTACTGGCCCGATCCGATCATCGGTAAAACCACGCCGGATCTTGAAACCCATAGCTGGGGCTTGATCAGCGTCAAGAACAAAGCCAGCGGCGAAACCACGCGCGAAGGCGTATTCTCCGCAGGCGACTGTGTCACCGGACCAGACCTCGTTGTCACAGCCATGGTCGGCGGAAGAAGAGCGGCGCTTGCCATCGACGATTATTTGAAAAACAAGAAATAA
- a CDS encoding zinc ribbon domain-containing protein yields the protein MFRRRAQRLLRRIAGPRAPRMVQQANRMLAVGDHAQAALIFIELAQEAQEHFPQRAPFLYMQAGRAAILGGQVQTGIAHIRRGLVILADQHRFSRMQILGAHILEELQGRGLHAEAQEIEGLLQGNLPGAGSPEPPAPKRNVPFLPTHCPSCGAVAKPREMEWLDEHTAECAYCGSPLRAAS from the coding sequence ATGTTTCGCCGTCGCGCTCAGAGACTCCTTCGCAGGATCGCCGGACCGCGTGCCCCGCGCATGGTTCAGCAGGCAAACCGCATGCTGGCGGTGGGTGACCATGCACAAGCCGCTCTCATTTTCATCGAACTTGCCCAGGAAGCGCAGGAACATTTTCCGCAGCGTGCCCCCTTCTTGTACATGCAGGCCGGGCGTGCCGCCATCCTTGGCGGTCAGGTCCAAACAGGGATCGCCCACATCCGCCGTGGGCTGGTCATACTTGCAGACCAGCATCGTTTTTCACGCATGCAGATCCTCGGTGCGCACATCCTCGAAGAACTGCAGGGGCGCGGCTTGCATGCGGAAGCGCAGGAGATCGAAGGCCTGTTGCAAGGCAACCTTCCAGGCGCCGGCTCACCCGAACCCCCCGCCCCAAAAAGAAATGTCCCGTTCCTGCCCACCCATTGCCCGTCCTGCGGCGCGGTCGCCAAGCCGCGCGAAATGGAATGGCTGGATGAACATACTGCGGAATGCGCCTATTGCGGCAGCCCCCTGCGCGCAGCATCCTGA
- a CDS encoding peptidylprolyl isomerase: MKHTLLTLLLCGASIFMLGACAHETEIPSTPVLIVEDPIILDTPTPAVGCSVVLVEPTPVPNSASDFPPVSAGDFSIGPVDAPVTLIEYCDFQSQGCRSMATVIAELMRNHDDVRFVFRPLPLIGVLDKSERAMLAALAADEQGRFWAMYDLLFVRYDEWIHLRTGEFDAWVIREAAKIGLDGDRLRATIHADETNTRLMSMYEAARQLKIPAVPLILLNGGQFFLLDYKNISDTIGLIALGKKQFTECPPFNIDPSKQYIAVLETEKGDILIELYPDKAPLAVNSFVFLARAGWFDGVTFHRVIPGFAAQAGDPSGTGRGNPGYFFNNEINTLKFDRPGLLGMANSGPDTNGSQFFITFAPAPHLDGAYTIFGRVLSGLDVAEQLTPRDTEQGALLPPGDKIISVTIEEK, encoded by the coding sequence ATGAAACATACCCTGTTGACATTGCTGCTGTGCGGTGCGAGCATCTTCATGCTTGGCGCGTGCGCCCATGAAACAGAAATCCCATCCACGCCTGTGCTGATCGTTGAAGACCCGATCATCCTGGATACACCCACACCCGCGGTTGGTTGTTCCGTTGTTCTCGTCGAACCCACTCCCGTTCCGAACTCCGCATCTGATTTCCCGCCCGTCAGCGCGGGGGATTTTTCCATTGGTCCCGTGGATGCCCCCGTGACCCTTATTGAATACTGCGATTTCCAGTCGCAGGGATGCAGGAGCATGGCAACTGTCATTGCGGAGTTGATGCGGAATCACGATGATGTGCGTTTCGTTTTCCGCCCCCTGCCATTGATCGGCGTTTTGGATAAATCGGAGCGGGCCATGCTCGCTGCGCTGGCCGCGGATGAGCAGGGCCGGTTCTGGGCCATGTATGACCTGCTGTTCGTAAGGTACGATGAGTGGATCCATTTACGGACGGGCGAGTTCGATGCCTGGGTGATAAGGGAGGCCGCAAAGATCGGCCTGGACGGCGACCGGCTGCGGGCGACAATCCATGCCGATGAAACAAACACCAGGCTGATGTCGATGTATGAGGCGGCAAGGCAGTTGAAGATTCCCGCCGTTCCGCTGATCCTCTTGAACGGCGGCCAATTCTTTCTTCTCGATTACAAAAACATAAGTGATACCATCGGTTTGATCGCCCTTGGAAAAAAACAGTTCACGGAATGCCCGCCGTTCAATATCGACCCTTCGAAACAGTACATTGCCGTGCTCGAAACAGAAAAAGGCGACATCCTGATCGAGTTGTATCCCGACAAGGCGCCGCTGGCGGTGAATTCATTTGTGTTCCTGGCACGCGCAGGCTGGTTTGACGGCGTGACCTTTCACCGTGTGATCCCAGGCTTTGCAGCGCAGGCGGGCGACCCCAGCGGCACAGGCAGGGGCAACCCCGGCTATTTTTTCAATAATGAGATCAATACCCTGAAATTCGACAGGCCCGGTTTGCTTGGCATGGCAAACTCCGGACCCGATACAAATGGCAGCCAGTTCTTCATTACATTCGCCCCCGCGCCGCACCTGGACGGCGCATACACGATCTTCGGACGCGTGCTCAGCGGCCTGGATGTGGCAGAGCAATTAACACCGCGTGACACCGAACAGGGAGCACTCCTGCCGCCGGGTGATAAGATCATCAGCGTGACGATAGAAGAGAAATAA
- a CDS encoding ABC transporter ATP-binding protein → MDWVIEARNLTKTYMMGEFEVRALHDVSFNIERGEMISIMGPSGSGKSTMMNTLGCLDRPTSGEYILDGESVADMDDDQLASVRNRKVGFVFQSFNLLSRLTALGNVELPLRYAGLTEGRRERAQAALEAVGLSDRMTHRPYELSGGQQQRVAVARALVNNPAIIMADEPTGNLDSKVGKEIMNLLLSLNKDLGTTLIIVTHDAAVAEQTQRVIRLRDGELDLSVEEKKGRMQ, encoded by the coding sequence ATGGATTGGGTGATCGAAGCGCGCAACCTGACAAAAACCTATATGATGGGCGAGTTCGAAGTGCGGGCTTTGCACGATGTTTCCTTTAATATCGAGCGCGGTGAAATGATTTCCATTATGGGGCCTTCGGGCTCGGGCAAATCCACCATGATGAATACGCTGGGCTGTCTGGACAGGCCGACCTCCGGCGAATATATTCTGGATGGGGAGTCGGTCGCTGATATGGACGATGACCAGCTCGCCAGTGTCCGCAACCGCAAGGTGGGCTTTGTCTTTCAAAGTTTTAATTTACTTTCGCGTTTGACCGCACTTGGGAATGTGGAACTGCCTTTGCGCTACGCAGGATTAACAGAAGGACGCCGTGAACGCGCGCAGGCTGCATTGGAGGCGGTGGGCTTGAGCGACCGTATGACACACCGCCCGTATGAACTTTCCGGCGGGCAGCAGCAGCGCGTTGCGGTCGCCCGCGCCCTGGTCAACAATCCCGCCATTATCATGGCGGATGAACCGACTGGAAATTTGGATTCCAAGGTCGGAAAAGAGATCATGAACCTTTTGCTCAGCCTGAACAAGGACCTCGGCACCACATTGATCATCGTCACGCATGATGCCGCTGTTGCCGAACAAACCCAGCGAGTCATCCGCCTGCGCGACGGTGAGCTCGACCTCTCTGTTGAAGAAAAGAAGGGGAGGATGCAATGA
- a CDS encoding efflux RND transporter periplasmic adaptor subunit: MKQFFTRFSRRTWIIMGVVVIVLLIVVFATSGGEPAALFETTAVERGNLVASVGATGSVRARQSATLIWQTNGIVETVNVQVGSRVSRDDVLARLDKTTLSQNIILAEADLVGAQKSLDDLLISNTALLEAQQAVDKAEKAYDKAYNWRIKLNGKIDIKDYVYDQFGNLKVREYRGYASQATIDQADKDLALAESRLNDARRAYERLLRGPDSDEVAAAQARVAAAQATLNQARLTAPFDGTITQLNPAVGDQVSAGTVGFRIDDLSHLLVDVQVSEVDINSIAVGQPAALTFDAILGREYHGKVVQVGQAGDTLQGVVSFTVTMELTDADELVKPGMTAAVSIVVEEVKDILLIPNRSVRLVDGSRVVYLLENGMPVQVKIRLGASSDTMSVLVGGDINEGDLIILNPPSLNGGMFGG; this comes from the coding sequence ATGAAACAATTTTTCACAAGATTTTCCCGCCGCACCTGGATCATTATGGGTGTGGTTGTCATCGTTTTGCTGATTGTCGTCTTTGCGACTTCAGGCGGGGAACCGGCTGCGCTTTTTGAAACGACGGCTGTTGAACGCGGGAATTTGGTTGCCTCCGTCGGCGCTACGGGGAGTGTCCGCGCGAGGCAAAGCGCCACGCTCATCTGGCAGACGAACGGGATCGTGGAGACTGTCAATGTGCAGGTGGGAAGCCGCGTCTCTCGTGACGATGTGCTGGCGCGCCTTGATAAGACAACGCTCAGCCAGAACATTATCCTCGCAGAGGCAGATTTGGTGGGCGCGCAAAAGTCCCTGGACGATTTGCTCATCTCCAACACCGCCCTGCTCGAAGCGCAACAGGCTGTGGACAAAGCGGAAAAGGCATATGACAAGGCGTATAACTGGCGCATAAAATTGAACGGAAAGATTGACATCAAGGACTATGTCTACGACCAGTTCGGCAACCTTAAAGTAAGGGAATACAGGGGGTACGCCAGCCAGGCGACCATTGACCAGGCGGATAAAGACCTTGCACTGGCGGAATCCCGGCTCAACGATGCCCGCCGTGCCTATGAGCGCCTCCTAAGGGGCCCGGACTCTGATGAGGTTGCCGCCGCACAAGCGCGGGTTGCCGCCGCACAAGCCACACTGAATCAAGCTCGGTTGACCGCGCCTTTTGATGGGACGATCACTCAATTGAATCCCGCCGTTGGAGACCAGGTCTCTGCCGGGACAGTTGGATTCCGCATTGATGATCTTTCGCATTTGCTGGTGGATGTACAGGTTTCCGAAGTGGATATAAACAGCATCGCTGTCGGTCAACCTGCGGCGTTGACATTTGATGCGATCCTCGGCAGGGAATATCATGGCAAGGTTGTGCAGGTGGGGCAGGCTGGCGACACGCTGCAAGGCGTGGTCAGCTTTACCGTGACCATGGAACTGACCGATGCTGACGAACTGGTAAAACCCGGAATGACTGCGGCTGTCAGCATTGTGGTGGAGGAGGTGAAGGACATACTCCTGATACCCAACCGCTCCGTCCGCCTGGTGGATGGGAGTCGAGTGGTGTACCTGCTTGAAAATGGCATGCCGGTTCAGGTCAAAATAAGACTCGGTGCGTCATCCGATACGATGAGCGTCCTTGTGGGAGGTGATATCAACGAGGGTGACCTGATCATCCTTAATCCGCCGTCGCTTAATGGGGGCATGTTTGGAGGCTGA
- a CDS encoding ABC transporter permease: MTFWQAVIEALESLNGNKMRSGLTVLGIVIGVAAVIAMLAVGNGAQASITGSISDIGTNLLFVFSGGMQQGGGPGGPRGGSGSGNNIRPLTLGDAEAISDPFAAPSVDSVAPVIQGNGSLAFSGENTTTTISGITPAYAPVRNMQVAEGEFINEEHLLGRMSVVVLGPETAIALFGHADGLIGETIRIEGQPFRVIGVLVEKGGGAFGSEDNAAYIPFTTAQARLIKRSARDEVDVIFVQATTAEAVPQAVEEISNIIRQRHRTPIGADDFSVFTQQDFLQTFETITGVLTIFLGGIAGISLLVGGIGIMNIMLVSVTERTREIGLRKALGARKRDILLQFLTESSLLSLIGGIIGIMFGWLIAYIVGQVAVATGNNFVPIVGTDAIILSTSFSAVIGLFFGIYPASRAANLEPVEALRYE; encoded by the coding sequence ATGACCTTTTGGCAGGCTGTCATCGAGGCGCTTGAAAGTTTGAACGGGAATAAGATGCGTTCCGGGCTGACGGTGCTGGGTATTGTCATCGGTGTGGCGGCGGTGATCGCCATGCTTGCGGTTGGCAATGGCGCGCAGGCATCCATTACGGGTTCGATATCCGATATTGGCACCAACCTGTTGTTCGTCTTCAGCGGCGGGATGCAGCAGGGCGGCGGACCTGGCGGACCGCGAGGCGGGAGTGGAAGCGGAAACAATATCCGCCCGCTCACGCTTGGGGATGCCGAGGCGATCTCCGATCCCTTTGCCGCGCCTTCGGTGGATTCGGTTGCGCCTGTGATACAGGGCAACGGGAGCCTGGCTTTCTCCGGCGAGAACACCACCACAACCATCAGCGGCATCACGCCTGCGTATGCGCCTGTCCGCAACATGCAGGTGGCGGAGGGTGAATTCATAAATGAAGAACACCTGCTCGGCAGAATGTCCGTTGTCGTGTTGGGACCCGAAACCGCCATTGCGCTGTTCGGTCATGCCGACGGCCTGATCGGGGAGACGATCCGCATCGAAGGACAGCCCTTCCGCGTGATCGGCGTTTTGGTGGAAAAGGGTGGCGGCGCGTTCGGGAGTGAGGACAATGCCGCATACATCCCGTTCACCACGGCCCAGGCGCGTCTGATCAAACGCAGTGCGCGAGATGAAGTGGATGTCATCTTTGTGCAGGCGACCACCGCGGAAGCGGTCCCGCAAGCGGTGGAGGAGATTTCCAATATTATCCGCCAGCGTCATCGCACGCCCATCGGCGCGGATGATTTCAGCGTCTTCACCCAGCAGGATTTTTTGCAAACCTTCGAAACCATCACCGGTGTTCTGACCATTTTTCTTGGCGGCATTGCAGGCATCTCCCTGCTCGTGGGCGGCATTGGCATCATGAATATCATGCTGGTCTCTGTCACTGAACGTACCAGGGAGATCGGCCTCCGCAAGGCATTGGGCGCGCGCAAACGGGATATCCTGCTTCAGTTCCTGACCGAGTCTTCCCTGCTCAGTTTGATCGGCGGCATCATCGGCATCATGTTCGGCTGGCTGATCGCTTATATCGTCGGTCAGGTTGCCGTCGCCACCGGGAATAATTTTGTCCCCATCGTCGGCACGGATGCGATCATCCTTTCGACGAGTTTCTCGGCCGTCATCGGCCTGTTCTTCGGCATCTATCCCGCCAGCCGCGCCGCGAATCTTGAGCCCGTGGAAGCCCTGCGCTACGAGTAG
- a CDS encoding SH3 domain-containing protein, whose protein sequence is MSKSRKVLYTLSLFLFLQGCFPQQALDNGSQTLEVKITPPPTVTTAPPAMPTAVPTTSVEPPSTVEPQVTITAVKGNLYIRRGPGLPYNQIGVLYTGTSARIIGQDVLARWVQIRIPNSEHTGWVSVMTDVTRVDGDLDGVPNFTFTEWPLPAYVKNCTEHDLVLEPGDIYLFSLWTNARYLNEVQVDPGVYTAYDLFVPGAPEVQKVDIKEGMTVYLTVNGLGVRHKCP, encoded by the coding sequence ATGTCAAAATCCCGGAAGGTTTTATACACCCTGAGCCTTTTTCTTTTTCTTCAGGGATGTTTTCCACAGCAGGCGCTGGACAATGGATCGCAAACTCTGGAGGTGAAGATTACGCCCCCCCCGACCGTCACAACAGCGCCTCCGGCCATGCCGACAGCTGTTCCAACAACCTCCGTGGAGCCTCCTTCCACGGTTGAACCGCAGGTGACCATCACCGCGGTCAAGGGCAATCTCTACATACGTCGCGGGCCGGGTCTGCCCTATAACCAGATCGGTGTTCTCTATACAGGGACCAGCGCCCGCATCATCGGGCAGGATGTGCTCGCACGCTGGGTGCAGATCCGAATCCCAAATTCGGAACATACGGGCTGGGTATCCGTCATGACGGATGTCACCCGCGTCGACGGTGATCTGGATGGCGTCCCGAACTTTACCTTCACCGAATGGCCCCTGCCGGCCTATGTCAAAAACTGTACCGAACATGACCTTGTCCTTGAGCCGGGCGATATTTACCTGTTTTCCCTGTGGACCAATGCTCGATATCTGAATGAAGTGCAGGTGGATCCGGGCGTGTACACCGCCTATGATCTTTTTGTGCCCGGTGCGCCCGAAGTGCAAAAAGTGGATATTAAAGAAGGGATGACCGTCTATCTCACGGTGAACGGGCTGGGTGTCCGTCATAAATGCCCGTGA
- a CDS encoding carboxypeptidase M32 yields MSEKLNQLKAILGEVSDLHHASSVLSWDESVNLPAGGSEARGQQLATLGKIAQEKFTSDEVGTLLDALKGEYGDVETDDGAMLRVAARNYEKAKKVPPSFVAEQAVVASKAFEAWVEAKGKADFSIFQPHLEKVVELVKRYISFFPPADHPYDVLLDDFEPGMKTSEVKEIFGSLRPKQVELIKAIAGSKQVKDDFLHKKYPEKKVWDFSEKIISKFGYDFSRGRQDKAPHPFETTFSVNDVRITNRFEADSPLSTLFSAMHESGHAMYEQGVNPAYERTPLESGTSLAVHESQSRMWENIVGRSLPFWEHFYPGLKKTFPTQLDGVGVKAFYKAVNKVEPSLIRVNADEATYNLHIMLRLEIEIGMVDGSIKVKDLPGIWNAKMQDYLGVTPPNDAKGVLQDIHWSGGMLGYFSTYALGNIISAQIWETVTKDIRDLEDQFRKGKFDELRSWLTERIYVYGTKYDPQDLVQKVTGSRIDSAAYVRYLTKKYSEIYGL; encoded by the coding sequence ATGTCTGAAAAACTCAATCAACTCAAGGCGATTCTTGGCGAAGTGTCCGACTTGCATCACGCCTCCAGCGTGCTGAGCTGGGATGAATCCGTGAACCTGCCGGCGGGGGGCAGCGAGGCGCGCGGACAACAGCTCGCCACGCTCGGGAAGATCGCGCAGGAAAAATTTACGTCCGATGAAGTCGGTACATTGCTGGACGCCTTGAAGGGCGAATACGGCGATGTAGAAACCGACGACGGCGCGATGCTCCGCGTGGCTGCGCGCAATTACGAAAAAGCCAAAAAAGTGCCGCCGTCGTTCGTGGCCGAACAGGCGGTGGTCGCCTCGAAGGCCTTCGAAGCGTGGGTGGAGGCGAAAGGCAAAGCGGACTTTTCCATCTTCCAGCCGCACCTCGAGAAAGTTGTGGAATTGGTGAAGCGCTATATTTCGTTCTTCCCGCCCGCCGATCACCCCTATGATGTCTTGCTCGATGATTTCGAGCCAGGCATGAAGACCTCGGAAGTGAAAGAGATCTTCGGCAGCCTGCGCCCGAAACAGGTGGAATTGATCAAAGCCATTGCGGGCTCGAAACAGGTGAAGGATGATTTCCTGCATAAAAAATACCCCGAGAAGAAAGTGTGGGATTTCAGCGAGAAGATCATCTCGAAGTTCGGGTATGATTTTTCGCGCGGCCGACAGGACAAAGCCCCGCATCCGTTCGAGACCACTTTCAGCGTGAACGATGTGCGCATCACCAACCGCTTCGAAGCGGACAGCCCCCTCTCCACCCTGTTCAGCGCCATGCACGAATCGGGGCACGCCATGTATGAGCAGGGCGTCAACCCGGCCTACGAGCGCACCCCGCTCGAAAGCGGCACCTCGCTTGCCGTGCATGAGTCCCAATCGCGCATGTGGGAAAACATCGTCGGGCGTTCCCTTCCATTCTGGGAGCATTTCTACCCCGGATTGAAAAAGACCTTCCCGACCCAGCTGGACGGTGTGGGCGTGAAAGCCTTTTACAAAGCCGTCAACAAGGTCGAGCCTTCGCTCATCCGCGTCAACGCAGACGAAGCCACCTACAACCTGCACATCATGCTGCGCCTCGAGATCGAGATCGGCATGGTGGACGGCAGCATCAAGGTCAAAGATCTGCCCGGAATTTGGAACGCGAAAATGCAGGACTATCTTGGCGTCACTCCGCCCAATGACGCGAAGGGCGTCTTGCAGGACATCCACTGGTCGGGCGGCATGCTCGGGTATTTCTCCACCTATGCGCTCGGTAACATCATCTCCGCGCAGATCTGGGAGACGGTCACCAAGGATATCCGCGATCTTGAAGACCAGTTCCGCAAAGGCAAATTTGATGAATTGCGCAGCTGGCTGACCGAAAGAATCTATGTGTACGGCACAAAATATGACCCGCAGGACCTTGTTCAAAAGGTTACCGGCTCGCGAATCGACTCTGCCGCCTATGTGCGCTATTTGACGAAGAAATATAGCGAGATCTATGGGCTGTAA